gaaaagtaatatttttcacTCACTCCAGCTGCTGTAGCATaagtattacattgtaaatttgtttCCAGTTTCCAGAAATCTAaactgtaaggtatgctgtgacagcgccctcacacatcggtcaacccctcccacacaacatatcttacagtctaccagAGATAATATAACTCATATTCACATGTTAGTTAggtaaatgaatattttgttgtgcCGTTCAAAATATAATGACAATCACTTGAGTGTATTCATAGACATTGGATTGTGCATGTTATGCCATGTAAACCTTACCAACAAGTAATACTTGGCTGAACACCAATTTGTTCCAGCTAGAGAGATGTATACGTCCAAAAAAACTGAAGAAACACTAACAGAGTTAAATTCCAAATGAAAggataaatacaaaaatattgtaaaagGACTTGGGATTCACTCATGCATAGTTTGGAATTTATTCACTATCACTAGCATGTTCAGAATATAGAATTGTTCTGAATAGGGAGTATTTCAGAATAGAGAGGTGTCCAGAATAGGGAGTATTTCAGAATAAAGAGGTGTTCAGGTGTTCAGAATAGGGAGTATTTCAGAATAAGGAGGTGTTCAGAAAAGGAAGGATTTCAAAATAGAGAGATGTTCAGACAAGAGAAGAGATCAGATTAGAGAGGTGCTCAGAATAGAGTTCAGACAAGTGGGGTGTTCAGAATAGAGTGGTGTTCAGAATAGGGAGGTGTTTTGAATAGTGGGATGGTTTCATGCTGACATGTTTCACTGTAATTTGAACACTTGCTGCATTGGTTCACATGGATGACATAGTTCATCATATGATGGGTTGGGGAGGGATAAATGTATGGTCACCACACAACACAAGAACTAACGTCAGGGTTATATTCAAAGTAGAATGTATAAAAACATGAATGACAGCTAAATTGTTTACATTTAAAGAATGTAGCAGTTGTCGCTAGATATCATATACACTCTACTCTGATCATAACTTGATATTGGTTCTCACAAACAGAGTACTACTAGAATCACTGCGTAATGACTGTGTTTTGTACCTAACAcagatttgtttgttttgtaagtgcaatgtttttatttctagcagatttagatttagattaTATGAAAGCAAAGTTTGATAtagaatattttatgtattaaatttaaaatgtgttttatttgtatattttgttctgATATTTACAAGCATAGCACTGTAGATGTACACCCCTATTAGTGTATAATGGTATTGCCTGTTCTTTCAGTAGTGGACTGTTCCATTTAAGTTGGAGAGGTGTCAGCTAAATTATGAGAAGTACTACTTAATGTAACATTTGGTTCCAGGATGTGTGTTTATGAagattttttcttcaattttagaatgattgtgatttgaatttttgtgtttttgcaTATTAGATGAGTCAATCATTTGATGATTGACTGCTGGTTGTATTTGCATGTTAGACAAGTTACACCTGTGTACTTTCAAGTCTTTCATTGGATGACTGACTTTACTgttgatatttgcatattagacaagttacaactgtacatttcTGAGTCTATCATTGCATATTAGACCAAGTACAAGTGATTGTGATGTTATTTCTGGGTTTAATTGCATATAGATAAGTTACACCTGTAAATTTGCAAGTCTATGATTGGATGACTGACTTTcctgttttcatttatttgcatattagacAACTAACACCTGTAAATTTGCAAGTTTCTTATTGGATTATTTATTTTGCTGGTTTTTGCTTGATACATAGTTTACAATGGACTTCCAtagattttaattattttaaaatgttttacaggGTTTCTTCAGATTTACTtaatttattattgttatttcacAAGGTGTTTTTTGTTTGGTAATAGTTCAAGTAATACCTGGAAAGTGTTGAATTTTGAAGtaattaacttttaaaaaactAAAAAGGTATGTATTTTCAAGTTGCATTATGCTTTAGCTTTCATTACATTGTTCAActttaatttcattcatttttagaTGACACATGAAAAGTATGATGCAAATTGATGTGTACCAACAACAGGGCTACAATGATCaacaattttggtgaatctgtTGAAAATCCAAGCAGAAGTTGTGTTTATGTGATCATTGTGTACAGtcaataatattgacaaaataattcattcagTGAGAAATAAAACCATCATGTTTGGCAAGTTCGCCAGTTTTGGGATAAAAATGAAGTGATGTCACCAGTTCATGTTGTGACATCACATTGTGTTGTCACAAAgctatgacatcatcagtttacATATATGTGATTCAAAAATTTCATGTTGTCACCAGTTTGTGTAGCTGCAGTGCTGTGACATTGTGTTGTTACAAagctatgacatcatcaatttaTGTATACGTGATTCAAAATCTTGTGATGTCACCAGTTCATGTAGTTGCTGTGCTGTGACatcataatattgtattgtCACAAAGCTATGACATCACCAGTTTATGTATTTGTGATTAAAAATAGTTCAGATGAAGGAATCAATTTAAGATTTCCACAAGGGATTGAGGAAAGTATATGTTGGTCAATTTTGACAATTACATCGTAAATACCCCTATAAGTCAAAGGTATTGATGGGAAGTTTGagcaatatcacacacacatcTCGTACTTTGTTATGCTTCAAAACGCtgccaattttcaattttgttgaattCAAATAATTTGCCAGATGTGGTTTATCTTAAAATAGGACTAGAAATATAAGCATTTACAAATTTCagctttttgtatttttttgcgTAAAAAGCTTTGAGCCAGTTAGTAGATTGATAGATTGTTAGTAATTGGATTATGTCCATGGTTGTCAACAGTACTCGGTCTTGTTGTGGCaagataaatgtaaaatattagtCGCTATTATTAGAGTGAGGCAATTCatcaaataattatgtaaaaattaatttgcatacttcGTAATTGGAGGTGTAACGTAGAAGTGAGTGTTTTCGAAATCATGATTTTagtcaaattttgtttaaatacagTTGAAAAGCACGGCTCACTGCAAGGTCTTTCAATGCTGcccatgtatgtgtgtatgtacgtgttaTGTGTTCACATTTGGCTGTAGCACAATATCATACTGCTATTTCAACAAATGAACTTCAAATAAAATGGTGCACACAGTCAACAATTTGGTTGTGTTTGTCTTTTATATGAGTGATTCTGTATTACTTCGTCTAAGAAGTGAGCtcaatatacaaaaacaaaagttcaattaGCAGGGCATTTACAAGAAACTGAgtttgactttgacctccatattcaaggtcaaatagcaaattggtcaatgaactatgaagttttgtatctagagacaccattcaaatttacattttatctttgCCATACAACACACCAGTGTGGGGGCTATGTCTTCAATGAAGGCTAAGTTGTCATTTTAAACATTACTTTATCATTCTCTCGACAGCAATGATTTCAGAAAGCTTTCGGTACATGTATCAcacagtctgtaaggtacgctgtgacaggtgccctcacacatcggtcaaaaCCTCagagagaggaggccagtgagggcggaacagcatgacatatcttacagtctattacACATGGTGGTCAAGATCTTTGTCTAGCAAGTTCTTCACAGTGGACAAGAATGTTCTTGGATTTTCCTTCAAGGAATCAAATTCCAGTTCTAAAAATTCTTCATTTTGTAGCATATTATCCACAATGTTTGAGACTTGTTGGAGATCAAAAATATCATGATAGTTGACCTCTGAACCCACATCAGTGGAAGTATATGTTGCCATGGCAGCATTCACATTCTTCATCCGTTGCTTAGCAACTATGAGGAGGAAGGTAAAGAAATCTGCATAATCCATTCCACTGTTGGCTCGTAGAATCATCTATACAAATAGTGGAAAAAAAGATGATTGTGTTGAAATGGATGATTTTATTGATCACACGAACAAAATATCTGAACTTGAAATGACATTGTTATTGGCTCTACAGAATAACGAAACAAATCTCTCTAAATTACTACATCAAGAGAGTGCTTGCTATTCACCAGGTAACTTGATACGTTAAGACAGACAGATGTATTGTTCCATTATTCAAGGGTTTGTTTTAACTTAGAAAGCCCATCAAGAAATATTGCCGAgaatcaaatttgttttcaccTGACATTGTTGGTGCCATCCGTCCATATCTCTACAATCACTGATAGCATTCTGTACATCCTGTAATTCATTCTGTAAAAACTTCCATGATATATCAACATTACAACCATTCACCCAGTTATGGTTTATAGATATAGTATCCTCCTGGAGAGAGAAGGCAAAACAATTCTGATTAAATAGATTTGAGATTTAATGTCTCACAATTATGGTAATATATCAATTACGATGTACATAATACCACTACATAataaggaacttgcaatccagactgagcatgctcagatgcaaaggactacgggattatctgtggttatcgtaatacctaatctggagcttccgataaaattaacctcccacaatggtcagggtaactatgaattgattatttgtggttaaaagcaatgtaacattattgtttacaatactaattgattagtattgattatcacatttcccatgatgcaacattcaacatggcgggttaacaagttccctattccaaaaaaatgtaaatgagaaGTGAATgctctcaacaaaactcaactcaaagggtttccaaaagttctgactagctttcacCCTGTCAACAGACCATTATCAGAtcagtaaatgtatgtatgtgcatatacttatatggtgtgtatgtatgcgcaCAAAAACACAAGGGAGAACTTGATGGTCTCAGCACAACTCAACTCAAAAGAGTTTCTGAAagttctgactagctttcacCTTGTTAACAGAACATCATCAgatcagtaaatatatatatatatatatttccaatgtacaaatgaaaattcaaaaactatAGGATCACActttatagtatatatactacTTCTAACAAAGTGAagaattttttaattaaattcaaAAATTTGCTGTGAAAAAAATTGAGATTAATTGTCCAAATATTTCACTCTTATCAGCAGAAATCATATttccaatgttttattttgttcagcAAAATTGATGTATGGGCAGTTATTTAATAGTAATGAGACTGGACCATTTATTCAGATTTATATTTGATAACTTACCAGGTTGAAAACTTGATGAAACCATCCGCTTGGCACAAATATGGCCTCCCCAGCCTCCTGAATAATCTCAAGAACACCAGATACTTTATGGTAATTAGGGTATTTCTTTCCATCATGCAATTCAGAGGAAGTGACATCATAGGCTAGGTTGCCATGACAATCTTTGAGATGTTGTTCCTGGCCTGGAGGGTACAACAACCATTTCTTTCTTCCACAGACATTTGCTGACCAGCTGAACGATCTGAAGACGTCTGCATGAAATGGTGTCCTAGAAACAGAAGTTTGGTAGGGATCCAGTAAATGGGTGTCACACAAACAAGAAAGGAAGAGGTATCTAGAAACAGAAACGTAACATTAAGTGCGGGGTAtatgtattacattgtgtaaAAGAGCAAAGGAAGGGGTTCCAGGAAACTGTTGCACTGTTTCTTCAATGTTTAATATACAAATCATTATTTAGTCCTACCATGATCCCTTGGGTCCCATATAAACAAATCTGTAATCATCTGATTGGTCTCCTCTGCTGTCCCAAAATtcattcaaccaatcagaggTAAAATACACTGGTGTTTTGTATGCTTGGTATTCTGGGAATGACCTGTTGAAGAGaacaaataattataaaacaagTTGCTTCACCTTTTAGTCGAATCATCAAGTGTTGCCACTTTTACTGTGTCAAAATCAACATTACTGTGTCAAGTTCAACATTGTCTGACACTTCAATAGTCATATAATTATCGCCATGGTTTCAATTTGACTATACTCACTAATTATATTCTAAAtcacaacaaaaacaaatttgttaactttttctttaaaatataagtctttttttttaaaaattaactgCACTAATAAATATATTCCCGAAGTCCAATCCCATTGTACAATGAAACGCCATCAAGTACATGAGACTTACTTGCAGCATTGCTGAACTGGTTAGTCTGAAGTGTCATACCTTTGCCAGCATGGCAAACAGTAAAATGTTTGATGGCATATGTTTTACCAGGTAAAACAACATAAGTAACTGACTagtcaaaatgaaacaaagtgaAAAAGTACAAAAGTTACACAcaacaatattaaaaaaaagtggaattgaaattttctgttttgaaacgtttttgttgttgttttttttgtttttttttcagactgCAAAAgttagtggggggggggagagggatACAAACTAACAACAGTAAATTGTTAATACCTGTTGAAGTGCCAGTCTTTGAGatacaaacatttcatatttgaatCATAATTACTAGAAATCAAAGTTTTCCAGTATTCTATGTAAACTGTAAATGTCATATCTTGTTTGGGCTGTGAATCATACTGTCTACCAGCACAGTCAGCTACAGGTACTACTTCAGAGcctgaaatgaaatattaggACCAACTTTTACAATTTAATAATTGCTT
Above is a genomic segment from Glandiceps talaboti chromosome 20, keGlaTala1.1, whole genome shotgun sequence containing:
- the LOC144450867 gene encoding 2-oxoglutarate and iron-dependent oxygenase JMJD4-like, which translates into the protein MDEQVGRLSKDVILKTQQIDRVEQRQFLPSKIDYIDTEIGYMDFFLEYLFANKPCIVGKHVTEHWRSCREWVAEDGMPNFDFLVKNFGSEVVPVADCAGRQYDSQPKQDMTFTVYIEYWKTLISSNYDSNMKCLYLKDWHFNRSFPEYQAYKTPVYFTSDWLNEFWDSRGDQSDDYRFVYMGPKGSWTPFHADVFRSFSWSANVCGRKKWLLYPPGQEQHLKDCHGNLAYDVTSSELHDGKKYPNYHKVSGVLEIIQEAGEAIFVPSGWFHQVFNLEDTISINHNWVNGCNVDISWKFLQNELQDVQNAISDCRDMDGWHQQCQMILRANSGMDYADFFTFLLIVAKQRMKNVNAAMATYTSTDVGSEVNYHDIFDLQQVSNIVDNMLQNEEFLELEFDSLKENPRTFLSTVKNLLDKDLDHHV